One uncultured Draconibacterium sp. genomic window, AAGCCAGAACTAAAAAATTACAGGAAACCGAGTTGGAGTACCAGTCGATGGTTGAAAGTATCAACGATATGATCTTTCGTCTCGACATGAAAGGAATCATTACTTTTACCAATCAAATTGCACTCAAAATCATTGGATCCGAAGATGAAGTATTGGTTGGTAAGAATATATTTGAGTTCATAAATGTTGATGACCGGAAACGTATTTTCAAACATTTTGCAAAGCAATATTTACTTCGAAATTGTATAAATTATTACGAAGTTGAAATCAAATCGAGGTTTGGTCACAAAATATGGCTTAGGTTAAATGTTCAGTTTTCGGGAAACAGCTGTGAGTTTTGTTTAAAAAAACAAATGGCTTTGGTTGGCCTCGGGCAAGAAATTAAGGCTGATCATTCCTGTGCATTTTCTGAAATTATTGTGGTAGCCCACGATATTTCGCAACAAAAAATTGGTCAGGAGAAACTTGAAAAGAGTGAAAAACGATACCGGGAGCTAACCGAGTCCTTACCGGAAATGATTTGTGAAGTGGATAGAGACGGAACTTTAATTTATGCAAATCAATTCGCAATCAGTAAGTTTGGGTACACCAAAGAAGAAGTACTGAACAATAATTTCAACATCATAAATCTCTTTCCTGAAAAAAGCAGAAAACAAGTTTATACAAATATTGGCTTGATTGTAAATAATGGACAATCAACTTCAACTGAATACCAGGTTATAAAAAAGAATGGCGAATTATTAACTGTAATCGTTTATACTTCACCCATTTGGGATCAGGAAAAAGTAGTTGGCTTACGTGGTGTAATGTTTGATATTTCCTTGCGAAAACAGCACGAACTGGAAATTGCCAAAAACCTGGAACAACAAGTGCTTTTGTCGGAAATATCAGTTAGTTACAATGCTTTGTCCGATTTCGAAAACAGAACCAATCAGGTTTTAAAAAAGATAGGCGAATTTTTAAGTGTTAGTAGGGTATACATTTTCGAAAATAATGCCAGTGGTGAATTAACAAGTAATACCTACGAATGGTGTAACACCGGAATTGATGCGCAGATAGATGAATTACAGGACATACCTTACACTGTAATTCCTTCGTGGAAAAAAATGCTGAATGAAGACGGGATTGTTTTTTCGCAGAATATTGAAGAACTGCCAACAGATATTTATGAAATACTGGAGCCCCAGGGCATTAAATCCATTTTGGTTTTGCCGCTGAAAGATCACGGGAAACACATTGGATTTATGGGATTCGATGAGTGTGAAATAAATCGTACATGGAGTCCGTCGGAGATCGAACTATTACGTACCATTTCCAATCTGGTTTCGAATAATTTTCTTCGACAACGTATTCAGAACGAGTTGATTGAGAGTGAAAAGGAAAACAGGGTGATTATTGATTCTATTCCCGATGTAATTATTCATGCCAATAGCGACGGAAAGATTAAATCATTAAAATCGGCGCTTAATTCTAATTTGTCAAACCTGATTAAAAGCAAAGAGAGCGCTACCATTTTTGAAGCGTTTAACGAAACATTATCAAAACGTTTACTTGATGCCATTTCTGAATGTTTGAAAAAAGATAAATACCAATTTGAATTCAAAAATTTAAATTGGGATGAGTTTGAGTATTACGAGGCGCGTTTGGTAAAACTACTCACAAACGAGGTATTAATAATAATTCGCGATGTAACAGTAATAAAAGAGAACGAAAAACAATTACAGATTGCCAAAAACAAAGCAGAGGAAGCTTCGAAAATGAAGTCGCAGTTTTTAGCAAATGTTTCTCACGAAATACGCACCCCGCTGAATGCAATACTTGGATTTAGCCAGTGGTTGTTCGAAAATACTGACATTACCTTACACAAAGGATATTTGTCGTCGATAATAAACAGTGGACGTAATTTGCTCGATGTAATAAACGATATACTCGACCTTTCGAAACTCGAAACGGGATCGATAAATATTGAGTTGAATCCAATGAATTACAGGGAAGTTATTTCCGATGTAAAACTGGCATTTCAGGAAGAACTTGAACGTAAGGGTTTGCATTTTAATATAACTACCGATAAAGCCTTGCCGAATTATATTTTAATGGACGACCTGCGTTTTTATCAGATTATTTATAACCTGGTAAGCAATTCGGTAAAATTTACAGAAAAGGGATACATTCATGTTTTGGCGGTTGCCACTCAAACCAATGTGGAAGGTGAAATTGACTTAAGAGTATCTATTGAAGACACCGGAATTGGGATACAGGAAAGTAAGCTGAAATCAATTTTTGAATCGTTTGCGCAGGAAGACGGACAAAGTACCCGTAACTACGACGGAACCGGTTTAGGTTTGGCCATTGTTGAAGGTTTGCTTAAAAAGATGAATGGTTCGGTTCAGGTTTCAAGCAAGGAAGGAAAAGGAACCACGTTTACTATAACTTTTAGTGGTGTAAAAGTCGATAAGTCAGATTATACTGAAAAGCAGCTAAAAAGCGAAAAACAACAACCAATGTCGGAGTTGGGACCATGTAAAATAATGATTGTTGACGACATTGATTTTAACATTGAGGTACTTAAAGCTTTAATAAATTCCGATCAGGCGACATACATTGACGCATTCGACGGGAACGAAGCACTGGCAAAACTTCAAACAGTTGTTCCTGATATTATTTTTATGGATATAAGAATGCCGGGAATTGATGGATTTGAGGTAACGCGCATCATCCGAAATGATGAAAAATTGAAAGATATTCCAATCATTGCCTTCTCCGCATCTACTATCAAATCGAGGAAAGACATGATTGAACTTTTGTTTGATGATTTCTTGCAAAAACCTGTTTTCAAAAACGATGTTGAAGAAATACTCCGGAAATACATGGCTCCATTTCTTCAAACCAAAGGTGAAACAGGTTTGAAAGATGCCCAAAGCGATAATGAATTAACAGCCGCTTGTCTTGAAAAGTTACCAGAGGTAATTCAGGTACTGGAGCAAGAGTTTCTTCCCAAGTGGGAAACCATTAAAGATGGTTTGGTAATATACGAAGTGGAGAATTTTAAAAGCGAACTCTCTGAAATGGCCTATGACAAAGAGATTACACCTATTTCGGAATATTGCGTTGAGTTGGAACTTGGTCTGCAGTCGTTTGACATTGAATTGATTGAGAAACGATTGTCAGAATTCCCAAAACTTATCGAAAATCTAAAAGCAAAATCGATTTAGACCACTAGCCGGGGATTGCAGCTGGTTATTCCATTTCGTATTTTGTTTTTTTTGCTTACTCTTCCTCTTTGTATTTTGGAATTGTGAACCAAACTGTAGTACCTTCGCCCAGCGTGCTCTCAACGCCGATTTTTCCACCATTTACTTTTACAAACTCTTTGCACAGTACCAGTCCCAAACCACTTCCTTGCTCATTGTCGGTTCCGGTAGTAGAAACTTTGGAATCAATACAGAAGAGTTTACTTATGGTTTCGGGTTTAATACCAACCCCGGTATCAGTAACTTCTGTTCGTATAAAATCGCCGGTGTCTTCAGCACTTACCGTTATTTTACCTCCTTTGTTTGTAAATTTAATTGCATTAGCTATCAAATTCCGGATGATCAAAAGTACCATGTTCGAATCACCAACGATAACTTTATCTTCAGTTGCCGATGAGCTAAGTTGAATATCTTTTGCCTGGGCAATATCTTTTTGTTTTTCGCAAACTTCGATGAACAGATCTTTAATTGCAATTTTTTCGGGATTAAATTTAATTGCACCTGTTTGCGAGCGGGCCCATTTTAGCAGATCTTCCAGTAGTCCAAGTGTGTTTTTAGATGTTTTGGCAATGTCGTTTAAAAGCTCGTCAATTTCGTCCTGTGTTAAGTACTCGCGGTTCACCTGAATGAGTTCAACAAAGCTCATTATTATTCCAAACGCTCCTCGCAAATCATGCGACATAATGGAGAAAAACTTGTTTTTTGTGTTTACCTCTTCTTCAACAATCTGCTGTGCTTTTTTAAGCGAAAGATGCGTTTTTACACGGGCAAGTAACTCGCCGCCAATAAACGGTTTGGTAACATAATCAACCGCACCCAATTCAAAGCCTTTTACAATGTCTTCACTTTCTGTTTTTGCTGATAAAAATATTACAGGAATATCTTTGGTTTCAGGATTACTTTTTAAACGCTGACAGGTTTCGTGCCCATCCATCACCGGCATCATTACATCAAGTAATATTAAATCGGGATGAATTTTGGCAACCGTGTCGAGTGCCTGCTGGCCATTCATTGCAACAGCAAGTTCGCAATTAAATTTTGCAAGCAAAGTTCCTAATACCTGTATGTTTTTGGGGACATCGTCAACAATTAGAATGATGGGTTTTTTTGTTGTTTCCATTTGCACAATTCTTAACAATCTATACTTTTAAAAGTCTATCTTCATACCTGTTTACAATCTTTTCGAACTGATTGATGGTGCCGGGGAGTTTTTCCATATCCAGGTTGGCAACCTGTTCTTGTATGCCTTCGCTCCAGTTTGTAAGATCGGAAGCACTATATTTTGTTGCAACTTTTTGCACTCGAATTGCAAAGTCGCTAATTTCTGACAGAATAAATGTGTCGCGAATGGTTTCCCATCTGGGGTGTAAATCTGTTTTAACCTCTTCAATAAAATGGGGTAAACTAGCCATGAGCTCAGCAGTCATTTCCGGCTCAATCGAATTGTTCGTGTCTTGTTCGTTTGTGTTTGCCTGAAGTTTCTGGTGTTTTAAATGAATACTTAATTCAGAGATTAACTCTTTTCTCGAAAATGGTTTTCTCAAATACGCGTCAAATCCCGAGTTTAGTATTAATTCTTTTTCTTCTTTTAGTGCAGAAGCCGTGCAAGCTACAATGGGTATATTTTTATATTTTTCGTTTGCTTTCAGAATCGATGTTGCTTCAAAACCATCCATTACCGGCATTTTTAAATCCATCAGAATCAAGTCGGGGAGTGTTGAATCTACTTTATCCAGGGCTCGTTGCCCGTTTTCGGCCGTTTCAATCCTGAAATCATAATCTTCTATAAATTTGATAACAAGCTTTCGATTTATGGCAACATCATCAACAATCAGAATTGTAGCGGGTTCGAATACAATCTGGGCGTTTAAATCTTTTTGCTCAAAGGCTTCGGCATCACTTAAATCGCCAATCTCCAGGTTGTCAAATTTTACACAAAATTTACTGCCTTTATCCGGCTCGCTTTCCACCGATAAATTTCCGCCCATCATTGCCACCAAACGTTTTGTAATGGTAAGTCCAAGTCCGGTTCCGCCAAATTTATTAAGGTTCTGGTTTTTTTGCTGTTCAAAGGCTCCAAAAATATTTTCAATCTGGTCCTGCGGAATTCCAATACCTGTATCCTGAACACAAAAACTAACACTTTGTAATTTACTTTCTTCTGTTAACCGGTGGTTGGTTACGCTTAGTTTTACAAAGCCATTGTCGGTAAACTTCATGGCGTTTCCGATCAGGTTTATCAGAATTTGTTTTAGCCTGATGTCGTCAATTACAATTGCTTTTGGAATGGAAGGATCAATATCGATTATAAAATCGATTTGTTTCTCCTTCGATTTGTGCTTGAAAATTTGTCCAACATCGTTGATTAAGGATTTCAGGTTGGCTGATTGGTAGTTCAACTCAGTTTTTCCCGCTTCAATTTTCGATAAATCAAGAATGTCGTTAATAATTCCCAATAACGAACTTCCGCTGGATGATATTGCTGTGGCAAAGCCTTTTAGGGTTTTGTCCGTAATTTTGTTTTCCAGTATTTCTGCAAATCCAAGAATGGCATTCATGGGAGTACGAATTTCGTGGCTCATGTTAGCTAAAAATTCGCTTTTCGCTTTGTTTGCCATCACCGCTTCCTGTTTGGCCTTTTCAATGTCAATGGCTTTGTCTTCCAATTCGCGATTTAAAGCCACAACACCTTTGTTGGTTTCTTCCAGTTCCTGGTTAATGGTTTCAATTTCTTCGTTTCGTTCCTGTAATTTCTGAAGCAGAAAAACCAACTCGTTATTTTGCGAATTGATGGTGTCAACCATACTGGAATCGCCACGTTCCAATGTTTTCTGAAAAGCATTTTTAATGACAGTAAGACGTTTTCTGTCGAGGTGGGGGGCATAACGGGGCAGCCATTTGGCAATCGTTATCGTTGTTCCTTTGTCTTTTTCTGTTTCTATTTCAAAATCATCCATCAGGCGTTGCGATCCAATTAACCCAACACCCATTCCATTTTTCGAGTGAAAATTGCCATCCTGAATGGAATTCAGGTCTTCAATGCCTTTCCCTTTGTCTTTGAAAATTACGGCTATTCCCGATGTTTGCGCTTCCCGTTCCGCTAAAAAGAATTCGATGGTACCTGTTTGTGCATGTTCCAATATGTTTCTGCTAAGTTCGGAAACAGCTGTACCAATTCGGATACAGGTTGTTTTATCAAAGTTTATTTCCTGTGCAAGGAGCGAACCAAGATTACGTGCCCGAACTACATCCGATTCAAACTGAATCAGGATGGAACCGACACTATGAACTGTAGCGGATAATAAGAACGGTTGCGTCATCGTTATTTCTCGAAAAATTAGTAATTAAGTGCTCTGCATTTGCTTGCGGGTGTTTTGTCCAGTCCATCTCGTCGTAACGCCATCGGGAGGTAATTCCATCCGACGAAAAGTATAAAAAATCGCCGGGGTTAAAATTGAACTCAAACACTCTTGGTGTTCGCATGTTGTGGCCGATAATTCCTCCGAAAGACAACAGCGTTTTCTTTTCGTTTGATGAGCATACAAAACCTTCAATATTACCGATCCCGCTAAAGGATAATTTGTTTGAAACGGTATCGATAAGTGCCATTCCTGCCACAGCTCCCCGGGTTCCCCGAAGCGCATTGTTTACATGCGTCAGTATCGAATTTACAGGTTGCTCTGCTTTAAGTATGATCTGTTCTCTTGCCAGCTGTGAGGCAATGTGTGCTTCTTTTCCGTGTCCCAACCCATCGATAACAGCTGCAATGGTTTTACCGGCTGAAATGTGATTTACCACATAACAATCGCCGTTTAACACTTCTCCGGGTTTACTTCGCGATGAGGCTCCTATTTGTAAATCGCGATTGGTCCCGATCCACTTTTTTGATGGCACCCATTTAAGGGTTCTTATACAATTTGAATAGTTTTCGAAACCTGAAAGATGGTTTCCGTTTAGTAATGGCAAATCTTTTGGATTTAACTCAAAAATGTCGGAAAAACGACGGATGGAACCTAAGCCGATTCCAAGAGAAACTTTGTCGGAATAGCCATCTTTAATGGCCTTTTCCAAATCGGGAATCCCATTTCCGGAGTCGCAACACCAAACCTCAATGGCTTTTTGCTGGTCTTCTGTTTTTACTTCGCACACCAGTATTTTTCCTTTGCCACCACCGTGTTTTATTACATTGGTAACCAGTTCGGTAACCATTATTGCAATTTCACCGGTCTTAACTTCGTCGAAACCCAGTTGTTTGGCAAGGCTAACCGATTTTCTTCGGCAAATTCCTATATCCGATTCATTTTCTATCAGAAGTGTTAATATATGATCGCGACTTATCTCCATTTCATTACTCTAACCGTTGTGCCTTTGCCCTTTTCCGATTGAATTTCAAAGTGATCAACCAGGCGTTTGGTTCCCGGGAGTCCATATCCCATTCCCATTCCGGATGTATAACCATCACTCATTGCCAGCTCCATGTCTTCTATTCCGGGGCCCTCGTCAATACATGTTACTATAAGAGCTTGCTTGCCATTAATGTCTCCTCGTTCAATTACAACTTCTCCTCCTCCTGCATAATTGTACATATTTCGAAATAGCTCAGAAACAGCAGTTGTTATTCGGGTTTGTTCTACTATTCCCATGCGAGCTTCTTTTGCATGGTGACGAACAGTTTGCCGAACTTTAACAATATCGTGCTCGGTTATTACCGGATATCTGCCCAGTTCTTCCCAGCCGTTGTCAAAACCTATTGTGTTCATATGAAGGTGGTATTAAAAATCCTCGTCTTTAAGCCTTTCTTCGAGCATTTCTATGCCTTTCTCCATATTTAAAGCAGTATCTACTCCCGGCATTTCAAGCCCCAGCTCAACCAGAGTTATGGCAACTGCAGGCTGCATTCCAACTATAACAACGGCTGCATCCATAATAGATGCCATCGAAGCCATTCCTGAAAGCATCCGGCCAATAAATGAGTCAACCATTTCAAGTACTGATATGTCGATTAATACACCTTTTGCACCTGTTTTCTCAATCTCATTTAAAATTTGCGACTGCAGTTGAATAGCCAGTTTGTCGTGCATATCAACCTGTATAGAGACGATAAGGAAGTCACGAATCTTTATAATCGGTATTTTCTTTTCGTGGAAATCCATCCTGTTTTAATTTTCGTTGTGTTCAATGTCAGCTTTCTCTGTTTTTACTTTGCCTTCGATTAGCTGATTGTTTTTACGAAGTGCAAAAATCATTGCATCTTGTAAGGTGGCTTTGGTACGAATAACAGATAAATCGATACCAAGGTGTACAATGGTTTGTGCAATGGCAGGACTAATTCCGGAAATGATACATTCGGCTCCCAGTAAACGTGCTGATGTTACTGTTTTTAATAAATGGTTGGCAACCTGAGTATCAACAGTTGGTACACCGGTAATATCAAGAATTGATATGGTACAACCTGTATCTACAATTTTTTGCAACAGGTTTTCCATCATAATCTGTGTACGTTGACTGTCGAGTGTTCCAATTACCGGAAGAATTAGAATGTTATCCCATACTTTAGAAACAGGACTTGAGAGTTCGAGCAAGTCGTCTTGTTGTCGAACAATTGTACGTTGCTGTTCTTCAATTTTTCCCAATTTTTCTTCCAATTCAAGACGCATTTTTTTGCTCTGCTTCAACTCGTAAGTTAAGTCTTCAATCAGTATGTTAATTGCTTCTTCAACTCCGGTTAAATCATCTTCGATTTCCGATTCAACTCTACCGTCTAAATCCCCTGCTGCCACCGACGACAACACATCCTCAATGTGTTCAATTCGTTGCTGTGCATTTTTAAATGTAATATTTTCGCTCATCTCTATCGTTTGCTTTTTAACCAATTAATACCTTCTTCAACTGTTTTGAAAAAATTACCATTTGTTTTTAGGTTTCCCGTTTTTAATAAAACTTTGGCAATCATTCGGTTGGCAGCACTTCCTCCAATAAAAGCTACATCGGTAATTTGTGCGTCTCTTAACGACTGGTTGGAAAGTTCACGTGTTTCGCGGTTTTCAACTTTACTGGTTTTGCTAATTTGAATAACCATTTGTTTGTAGCGTTTCCCCTCTCCAAATTCCATCAGTTTTTTGTGTATAAAGGGAACGTCTGTTGTGAGGTAATCGCGGGTAAATTCCAGGTGTATGATCTCATCTTCCTGATCATACCATACTTTATGATCCATAATATATGTATTTTGTTGTGTGTATATTATCAAAAGTTGTTGTTTGTAATGTCCTGTGTTTTGATGCGGCAAAATAAGCTTCTATGTTTAAATGATGTCAAGCGTAAAGGTGTAATTTTAGGTTTCGTTTGCTGATTTTGCTACTTCAAAAAAGCTTAGCCTGCATCAGTAAATTGCTGAGTTGAAGTGGGGGGATTAAAAGTGGCACTAAAACAATGCCTTTTAATAAATGTTTGTGTAAGTTTGTTTAAGACTAATTTGCAGTGAAACAATTTGCTTCTATCATATTGATTATGTCGGTGTTAACCTTTCAGTTTTCGGAACTGCTTGTGTATGTTTCGTTTAAAATAAACCAGGATTATATTGCTAAAAATCTGTGCGTTGAAAAGGATGTTGAAGGTTCCACGTGTAAGGGGTGTTGTCATTTAAAGAAAAAAGTAAATGAGCAGCAGAAGCAAAAGGATAAATTGCCACTGAATGAATCGGAAAAACAAAACATTAACTTCTATGCGCACATTTGTAATCTGAGTATGGCGCTTAACGAAGAGCAGGTTGAATACTCAATAAAAAAACAGCCGGAATACTTTCAGATTTTCTGTTTTAAAATTTTTCATCCACCTAAAATTCAGCATTAATTTTTCACCCCAAATGTTCTTATTTATAACAATTTAATCATTTCAAAATGAAAATAAAACGTTTCATTTCTGGAATACGAGAGTACCATATTTTGCTGTTCTTTAGTTTAATGTGTTCGTTCTCGTATGCTCAGGAAAAAACCATTCAGGTAGTGGATGAAGAATCAAAAAAAGGCATTTCAGATGTTTATTTTCAATACGATAAAACCAGTGGATTTACCAACGAGAGTGGTGAGTTTAATCTTGAATACTTAGAAGGTGTAACACTTTTTTTATCGCACATTCAGTACGGGAAAATACCAGTGAGTACCGAAAGTATTGTTGAAGCTTTCCGAAGTGGAATATTAAGTATCAGGGAGGCAAGCAATTTTTTAATGCCGGTAACTTTGGTTCAGGTACAGCATGGCACGGGCGACAAGAGCAAACTCGATATTTCGGTGCAAAATAAACTGGCGCACGATGCAGGAAATTTACTGGAGGAGGTTCCGGGAATATCTAGCATTCGAAAAAGCGGTGCATATGGTTTCGATCCTGTTTTACGCGGCTTTAAATACGATCAGCTAAACCTGGTTTTGGATGGCGTACAGACAGCTTCTGCTGCTTGTCCAAACCGGATGGATCCGGCAGCAAGTCAAATTCCGATAAACATGATTTCGCAGGCTGAAGTTTTAAAAGGTCCACACGGTTTACGTTTTGGTAACGCCTTTGGCGGCACGATTAACTTTAAAAGCAGTGCACCCGATTTTAAACAAAAACCAACACCGCTTGGCCGCCTCGGAACCAGTTACGAAAGTAACGGTAAGATTTACCGAACCGAAGGAGTTGCCGGAGTTGCCGGAAAAAAAATCGACTTTAGATTATTTGGCTCCTATTCAAGCGGTGAAGATTACACCGATGGCGACGGAGTACAAATAGCAGCAAATTTTAATCGATTGAATTACGGCGGAAAATTGGCTTTCAAATTAAGCGAGACACAGGATTTGGGTGTGTTCGTATCGAATAATATTGCAAAAGATGTCGACTTTCCGGCTTTACCAATGGATTTGCGTGAGGATAATACATGGTTGTTTAATGCCAGTCATTCAGCAAGATTTTATGGCTCGTCGCTCACCTCGTGGAATACCAGTTTGTATGGTACAATGGTAAATCATTTAATGGACAACTTTGATAAGGTAATAGTCCCAAGAACAGTAGATGCCGAAACTGATGCCGAAACAACAAATTACGGTGGCCGTTCGGAAATGCGTTTTGATTTTGAAAACAGTCACTTGTTTGGTGGAGTAGATTATCGTTTTGAATCGGCAAAAGGATACCGGACGCGAAATATGTTAATGGGACCAATGGCCGGAAAAGTATTTACCGATAATGTTTGGCAGGATGCAGAAGTAAATCGGGCCGGATTATTTGGAGAATGGCACATTTCTCAGCCCGGGTTTCAGTTTGTTGTATCCGGACGTGTAGATATGAACAGCTCAAGTGCTAAAAATCCTGATCCGCGTTTTACTGCCATTTACGACGATCTGGAAGCCACACAGCTGCATCCTTCTGTCAGCGTAGGCGGAACACGATTGTTTAATCCAAAATTCTCGTTGGGTTTGTGGGTGGCAATGGCTACACGGAGTCCCGGAATAACGGAACGCTACATCAATCAGTTTCCGGTTGGTTTAGATCCGTACGAAATGTTGGGTAATCCCGAACTCGATCCGGAGGTTAACAATCAACTCGATTTGGTTTTTAAATACCAAACTCCTGCAGCCGGTGTTACAGTTAATTTATTTACGTCGGTATTGCGCAACTATATTTCGTCCGAAATACGGGATGATTTAAGCCCTGCATTGCCAACTTCGCCGGGTGTACGACAGTTTGTAAATATAAAGGATGCAACTATGGCCGGATTTGAAATGAGCTGGACACAGAAAATGGGAACGTTTTTAAGTCACGATGCCAGTTTGGTTTATACCTACGGTAAAAATAAGTTGGAAGATGAACCGCTGCCTGAAATTCCTCCGCTTGAGTTTCGTTATCGTTTAATGGGCAGCTTTTTAAACGACAAACTTCAACCTGAAATAATGTGGAGATCGGTGCAAAAACAAGATCGGATTGCCAGTTCGTATGGCGAAACAAAAACGCCGGGATTTAATGTGGTTGATGCAAAAATTTCGTGCTTGTTCAATAAATCCATCACTGCAACCGGTGGTGTTCAGAATTTATTTGATGAGGCGTATTACGAGCATTTGGCACGCTCGGTTCGCGGAGCAGAAACCCGGCCTATTTATTCCCCCGGCAGAAGTTTTTATGTGACATTAACATTTAGCTTTTTATAAAAAGCAAGGATTCCATTTCAATAAAGATGGAATCCTTTTCTTTTCCGAAACTTTCTTACTTTCGAACTGTTCAAATCATAAATACTTTTTTAATGACTTCAAAATTCCTGCTAATTTTAATTGTAATGGCAATACATATTGGAGCACAAGCTCAAATAGCTGATAAAATCAAAAAAGAAGCACAAAAACAGGCAGAATATTCGTTTGAACTGTGTAAACATTTGCATCAAAATCCGGAATTATCATTTCAGGAATTTGAAACTGCAAAACGAATGGCGAAAGAACTGTATGAGCTTGGTTTTGAGGTGACCGAAAATTTTGGTGGGAACAGCGTTGTTGGTGTTTTCAGAAATGGCGATGGTCCCACTGTTTTATTACGCACCGATATGGATGCTTTGCCCATTGAGGAAAAAACTGCTTTGCCATTTGCGAGTACAAAAACCGCTGATTTAAATGGCGATGATGTTGCTGTAATGCATGCCTGCGGACACGACATACATATGTCGACATGGACAGGAACAGTGCGCACATTAATGGCTTTAAAAGAGGAATGGAAAGGGACACTGGTAGTGATTGCACAGCAGGCCGAAGAGTATAGTGGTGGCGCTGGAGAAGCCATTGAAGCCGGATTATTCAAAAAATTTCCAACACCCGATTACGCATTGGCTTATCATATTAATCCTGAATTGGAAAGTGGACAGATAGGTTTGGTAGGAGGACCTGTTTTTGCAGGTGTAAAAACCACTGAAATTACTGTTTTCGGGAAAGGTGGGCATGGTGCTTATCCACAAAAATGCATCGATCCGATTGTTATTGCTTCGAGGATTGTTATGGACCTGCAAACCATTGTAAGTCGCGAAATAAGTCCGCTGGAGCCTGTTGTTGTTACTGTTGGTTCCATTCATGGTGGTACTCGCCCAAATATAATTCCTGATGAGGTTAATTTGGAACTTACGCTTCGTTATTATTCAGAAGAGGCCATTGAGCAGGTAATTGCAGCAATAAAACGCATTAGTAATTCAGCAGCAAAAGCTGCCGGCGTGCCCGACGATAAAATGCCTCTTGTTTTTGTATCACCGGTTGAAACTCCGCCGGTGTTAAATAACGATATGTTAAGTAATCAATTGCAGAAAGCTGCTTCGGGATTAATTGGGTTGGAAAATATTATTAAAACATCG contains:
- a CDS encoding PAS domain S-box protein, encoding MSKEIELLKKKIAREEAAREEAEQLLEQKSMELYHSNEKLKDLNTNLEKLVEARTKKLQETELEYQSMVESINDMIFRLDMKGIITFTNQIALKIIGSEDEVLVGKNIFEFINVDDRKRIFKHFAKQYLLRNCINYYEVEIKSRFGHKIWLRLNVQFSGNSCEFCLKKQMALVGLGQEIKADHSCAFSEIIVVAHDISQQKIGQEKLEKSEKRYRELTESLPEMICEVDRDGTLIYANQFAISKFGYTKEEVLNNNFNIINLFPEKSRKQVYTNIGLIVNNGQSTSTEYQVIKKNGELLTVIVYTSPIWDQEKVVGLRGVMFDISLRKQHELEIAKNLEQQVLLSEISVSYNALSDFENRTNQVLKKIGEFLSVSRVYIFENNASGELTSNTYEWCNTGIDAQIDELQDIPYTVIPSWKKMLNEDGIVFSQNIEELPTDIYEILEPQGIKSILVLPLKDHGKHIGFMGFDECEINRTWSPSEIELLRTISNLVSNNFLRQRIQNELIESEKENRVIIDSIPDVIIHANSDGKIKSLKSALNSNLSNLIKSKESATIFEAFNETLSKRLLDAISECLKKDKYQFEFKNLNWDEFEYYEARLVKLLTNEVLIIIRDVTVIKENEKQLQIAKNKAEEASKMKSQFLANVSHEIRTPLNAILGFSQWLFENTDITLHKGYLSSIINSGRNLLDVINDILDLSKLETGSINIELNPMNYREVISDVKLAFQEELERKGLHFNITTDKALPNYILMDDLRFYQIIYNLVSNSVKFTEKGYIHVLAVATQTNVEGEIDLRVSIEDTGIGIQESKLKSIFESFAQEDGQSTRNYDGTGLGLAIVEGLLKKMNGSVQVSSKEGKGTTFTITFSGVKVDKSDYTEKQLKSEKQQPMSELGPCKIMIVDDIDFNIEVLKALINSDQATYIDAFDGNEALAKLQTVVPDIIFMDIRMPGIDGFEVTRIIRNDEKLKDIPIIAFSASTIKSRKDMIELLFDDFLQKPVFKNDVEEILRKYMAPFLQTKGETGLKDAQSDNELTAACLEKLPEVIQVLEQEFLPKWETIKDGLVIYEVENFKSELSEMAYDKEITPISEYCVELELGLQSFDIELIEKRLSEFPKLIENLKAKSI
- a CDS encoding ATP-binding protein codes for the protein MTQPFLLSATVHSVGSILIQFESDVVRARNLGSLLAQEINFDKTTCIRIGTAVSELSRNILEHAQTGTIEFFLAEREAQTSGIAVIFKDKGKGIEDLNSIQDGNFHSKNGMGVGLIGSQRLMDDFEIETEKDKGTTITIAKWLPRYAPHLDRKRLTVIKNAFQKTLERGDSSMVDTINSQNNELVFLLQKLQERNEEIETINQELEETNKGVVALNRELEDKAIDIEKAKQEAVMANKAKSEFLANMSHEIRTPMNAILGFAEILENKITDKTLKGFATAISSSGSSLLGIINDILDLSKIEAGKTELNYQSANLKSLINDVGQIFKHKSKEKQIDFIIDIDPSIPKAIVIDDIRLKQILINLIGNAMKFTDNGFVKLSVTNHRLTEESKLQSVSFCVQDTGIGIPQDQIENIFGAFEQQKNQNLNKFGGTGLGLTITKRLVAMMGGNLSVESEPDKGSKFCVKFDNLEIGDLSDAEAFEQKDLNAQIVFEPATILIVDDVAINRKLVIKFIEDYDFRIETAENGQRALDKVDSTLPDLILMDLKMPVMDGFEATSILKANEKYKNIPIVACTASALKEEKELILNSGFDAYLRKPFSRKELISELSIHLKHQKLQANTNEQDTNNSIEPEMTAELMASLPHFIEEVKTDLHPRWETIRDTFILSEISDFAIRVQKVATKYSASDLTNWSEGIQEQVANLDMEKLPGTINQFEKIVNRYEDRLLKV
- a CDS encoding hybrid sensor histidine kinase/response regulator; this translates as METTKKPIILIVDDVPKNIQVLGTLLAKFNCELAVAMNGQQALDTVAKIHPDLILLDVMMPVMDGHETCQRLKSNPETKDIPVIFLSAKTESEDIVKGFELGAVDYVTKPFIGGELLARVKTHLSLKKAQQIVEEEVNTKNKFFSIMSHDLRGAFGIIMSFVELIQVNREYLTQDEIDELLNDIAKTSKNTLGLLEDLLKWARSQTGAIKFNPEKIAIKDLFIEVCEKQKDIAQAKDIQLSSSATEDKVIVGDSNMVLLIIRNLIANAIKFTNKGGKITVSAEDTGDFIRTEVTDTGVGIKPETISKLFCIDSKVSTTGTDNEQGSGLGLVLCKEFVKVNGGKIGVESTLGEGTTVWFTIPKYKEEE